CCATGCGACGCCTCACCGGCCACTGTGCGTACGGCCTGTTCCACTACCGGCCGGGCCGCCGCCCGGCCGTCCACCGCCGGCTCACCCCCACCACCGGCCGCCGCCCCGGCCGACGGCAGATGCCCGGACATCCCCTGCCGACCCACCACGCTCCGCCGCACACCGTTCCGCCGAGGGACGGCCCGACCGCCACCGCTCTGCCCTGAACCGGCCCGCCCGGCACCGGTCACCCCGGCACCGGTCCTCCCCACTTCGCCGCGCCCCACTTCATGGCGCCCCACTTCATGGCGCCTTGCTTCTTTGCGCCTCACTTCGGTGCGTCCCGCGTCGTTGCGTCCCCCGCAGGTCTGGCCCACGGCCGCCCCTCCGCCGTCGCCCCGCCCTGCTCCCGTCCGCCCCGTACGGGCCCGCGGCGCACCGGCTCGCCCCTCATCGGTAGGGCCTGTGCCTGTCGGCCCACCGTCACCGGTGAACGCGCCCACGCCCGTCGCCCCCGCCCCGGAGTCGCCGGTCCCCCACCGGCTCCCCCGCCTTCCCCGCATCCGCGCCCACGGTGACCCGCACGCACGCTCCGCATACCGCAGCCAATCCCGTTCCGCCGCACGCCCGGTGGCCACCGCCCCGACCGCCTCCGCCAGCCGGTCGTCGAACTCCGCCCGAGCCCGTTCGGTCAGCCCCACCTGGCTCTGTGCCACATACACCGACCGCAACCGCTCGGCCGCCGCATCCACATCCGCCGCCAGCCGACGGTCCGCGGCACCCCGCTCCGCCACGAACTGACCGAGCGCTTCCCGTAGTTCCCCCACACCCCGGCCGGTCGCGGCGGACAGCGCGAGCACCGCCGCCCCGGGCTCGCCGTGCTCGCCGAGCGCGAGCCCGTCCTCGTCCAGCAGCCGGCGCAGATCGTCCACCACCTGGTCGGCGGCGTCCCCGGGCAGCCGGTCCACCTGGTTGAGGACGACGAACATGACCTCGGCGTAGCCCGCCAGCGGCCGCAGATACCGCTCGTGCAGCACCGCGTCCGCGTACTTCTCCGGATCCACCACCCAGATCACCGCGTCCACCAGCTCCAGCATCCGGTCCACCTGGGCACGGTGCTCGGTGGCCGAGGAGTCGTGGTCGGGCAGGTCGATCAGGATGAGTCCGTGCAGCTCGGAGCTGCCGTCCGCCGGAGTGTGCCGCCGGTGCGCGGGCACGCCCAGCCGGTGCAGCAGCCCCTCCGCGCCCGGCCGGCTGCCCGGCCAGACACAGGCCACCGGCTCCGCGGTCGTCGGCCGCCGCGGCCCGACCTGCGAACGGTTCGCCCCGGCCAGCGCGTTGAACAGCGAGGACTTACCACTGCCGGTCGCCCCTGCAATGGCGACGACGGTGTGCTCACCGGACAGCCGGTAGCGCTCGTCCGCCGTCTCCAGTACCCGCCCCGCCCCCTCCAGCGTCCGCCCGTCCAGCCGGGTCCGGGACAGTGCGATCAACTCCCGCAACGCATCCAGCCGCCCGCGCAGCCCACCTGCCGCGCCCCGCCGCCCCCCGTCCGCCACCCAGCGGTACCCGCCCCCGCTCCCGCCCTCCACGCCCGGCGAACGCGGCTGAACCATTCCCTCACCACGCGACGCGGCACGTGCCGCGCCATACGCCCGCATGCCTGTCGCGGCGTAGGCCCCACCCCGCGACACCACACCAGACCCACCAGACCCAGCAGCCCCATCAGCCCGACCAGACCCACCAGGCGTCTCCACCCGCTCCCCGTTCCCCGCCTGCCGCACCGCCGGCCTGGGCACGCCCACATCCCGTGCCCGCCGCGCAATCAACCCGTCATCCCACGCCCCACCCGCCACCGCCACCCGTCCAACCGACACCGCCCCCACGCCCGCCTCCCCCCTCCACGGGCTCGCCGCCCCCTTCGACCCGCACAGTCCCTACGGACCCCACCGGCGCCACGCCCTGCCCTGGCACGTCAGACTCCCCCGGCGCCGCGCACTCCACCGAGGTCACCCACTCCACCGACCCCTCGCCGATCTCCCCCTCCCCCGTCCCCTGCCCCTGCCCCTGCCCCTGCCCCACGCTCTCTCCGGAACCAGCCGCCGCCTCAGAAACACTCACCCCGACACCTCCTCCTTCTCCATCGCCATCTCCCTCTCCTCCTCGCTCCGCATCCGCTTCCGCTTCTCCGTCCCTGCCTGCCTCTCCGTCCCCGTCTGCCTCTCCGTCCCTGCCTGCTTCCCCGTGCCCGTCTGCCTCTCCGTCCCTGCCTGCTTCCCCGTGCCCGTCTGCCCCTCCGTGCCCCCCTGCCTCTCCCTCTGCAGTACGGACAGCGCGGCAATCAGCTCCGCCTGCTGGTCCAGTGGCACGGTCAGCTGGTCCAGGGGGGCCAGCCGCCGTTCGCGCTCACCGTCGAGGGCGCGCTCCAGGTACGTGGCGAGCAGCCGGGCGCCCCGGTCGCAGAGCCGCAGCGCGGTCTGGGCCCCCAGGAGGTCGGCGAGATTCTCACCCGCCGTACGGGCGCGGCGTCCGCCGAGCAGGGCCGTGGCCAACAGCGCCGCCGACTCCTCCGGCTCCACCGACCCCACCCGTTCACCGGCCTGCCCCGCACGCGCCTCACGGGTCTCCTCCTCGGCCAGCTCCTCCAGACAGCGCCGCCAGCGCCGGACGATCACGCCGAGCCGCCCGCCCGCACCCGCGGCACCCGCGGCGGCCGACAGCGAGACCTCGGCCGCCGCGGGATCGCGCCGCCAGGCCTCCGCGGCCCGCTCGTCGGCCTCCTGCACGGCGCAGGTCAGCAGCGAGGTGAGCCCATGGGTCAGCGCGTCGAGCAGCTCGTCCGACCGGCCGTCGAGCCCATGGTCACGCCAGTGGGCGCGGGCGTCGCCGGAGAGCACCTCACCGGCCGCGACCTCCTGCCGTACCCGCTCAGCGGCCCGCTCGTACGCCTCCTCCATCCGGCCCGCCAGCCGCAGCGCCGCGGCATGCTGGGCGGCCGCGGCCCCGGCCAGCGCGGGCAGCCGGCTGCGCAGCGACGCGATCACCCCGGCGGCCGTACGGGCCGCTGCGGCGGTGCGTGCGACGGGGTCCTGGGCATGCCGCTCCAGCCAGTCCCGCAACGCCGCCACGGCCGTGGCGGGCAGCAGACCGCTCCCGCCACCGGCCGACTCGGGCAGCTCGGGAATGGTGAACCGCGGGACGTGGCCGAGGCCGGCCCGCTGGAGAAGTTCCGCGTACCGCCCGGAAATGTCCGTGGCGATCTGATGCGGCACCCGGTCCAGCACGGTCACCAGCGTGACGTCGTACTCCTTGGCCGTACGCAGCAGATGCCAGGGCACCGCGTCCGCGTACCGGGCGGCCGTCGTGACCAGCACCCATACATCCGCGGCGCAGATCAGCTCCGCGGCCAGCTCCCGGTTCCGCGCGACCAGCGAATCGATGTCCGGGGCGTCCAGCAACGCCAGTCCGCTGGGCAGCGCCCGGTCCGTCTCGATCCGCACCGTGAGCATCCCGGGATCACCGCCGCCCCCCGCCGCGCCCACGCCCGCGCGCCCATTCAGACCGACGCCACCGGCGCCAACCCCCGCACCGTCATACGCCTCACCGTCACCCGCCCCATACCCCCCACCGACCGCACCGCCACCACCCGCCCGCTCTCCCCCCTCATAGCCATAGCCATACGCGCCGCCCAGCTCTCCACCCCCATGCGCCTCCTGCCCCGGCTCCGACCCATGCCCCCCATCGAACCCATGTGCCATACGGGGCCCATGACCCATCCGGCCGCCATGCCCGCCAGCTCCCCCACCCCCGCCATGCACTCCGTACTCGCTCCGGCCCAGCCCGTCACCCGCCGCGTACTCGCTCTCCCCGCCGTCGTCCTGCTCAGGGACCCAGACCCGGGCGAGCTGCGGCAGGACCCGTGGTCCGGCGAACCAATGGAGATCGTCGGGATGGCAGACCAGCACCGGTGTGCGCGTCGTCGGACGCAACACCCCCGCCTCCGAGACCCGCCGCCCCACCAGCGAATTCACCAAGGTGGACTTGCCCGCCCCGGTCGATCCGCCGATCACCGCGAGCAGCGGGGCCTGAGGGGAGCGCAGGCGGGGAATCACATAGTCATCGAGCTGGGCGAGCAGCTCGGCCCGGTTGCGCCGGGCCCGGGCCGCGCCCCGAAGTGGCAGTGGAAAGCGTGCGGCGTCGACGCGGTCGCGCAGAACGGACAGTGCGTCGATCAGCCGGGGTCGTACGTCCAAGGTCGCCACATGTGCAGAATGCCCAATTTCGTTGGGTTTTTGAAGCGTATAACCCCTTGTGCGCGCCGCAAGAACCCCCACAGAACGGGATGAGTGACGCATGAGACGTCCGCGACAAGCGAGGCGCAGGCATAACGAGTGCACAACACCCGCCGCACGGGACGCCAAAAGCGATGCAGGATTCGTACCTGCCTGCGATTATCGGGACCGCTTCACCGAACCTCCACAACGTGCCACGGAGGTGAAGCAACCGGGACGAGGCACCCGGACCTCTATCCTTGTCCGCGGTCCGTGATCCACGCCCACACCGGCCCCCGTAGCTCAGTGGATAGAGCAGGTGCCTTCTAAGCACTTGGCCGCAGGTTCGAGTCCTGCCGGGGGCGCCGACGGAGACCCTCCCACTGGGAGGGTCTTTTTGCTGGTCAGGGGAGGTGCTCCCGCACGCGCATAAGGTGCCGACCCGGGCGGTGGGCCTATGCGGCGCGTGGGTCGGCAGGGGGGAGCAGGGGTTCGTGGTGGTGCCAGATGAGGTAGCGGTCCTCGCGGCGTAGTTCTGCGGCGCCCCATTCCACGCGCATGACGCCTCGCTCCATGGAGCAGGCGTACGCGACCGTGATCAACCGGAACTCCGGCGGGAGGAGCGCGACGTCGGGATGCACTTCCGGGTCGTCGAGTTCTTCGAGGCCCAGGTCGAGCGTCTGCTGCATGGGTTCGGGGCCGTGGCGTCTGATCAGGTCCGCGCGGAAGCCGACGGCCCGGCGCAAGCGCGCCGAGGTCACCGGGAGGTCCTTCTTCGCGTACCGGATCGGGTAGATGACCTTGTTGTCGATGACCATCACCGTGCGGCCCTGTAACCGGATGGCCCTGGCGCCCTCGAAGGGGGCCAGGCCGGACGTCAGCGCCTCGTACTGCACCGCGTGCAGCCCGTGACCGTAGGCCTCCAGCGTCTGGGTGTTGACGCCTTCATGGCCGTGGCGCGCTCTGTCGTGGGCCTGGAGCAGACAGGCCGGAATGGCTTCGGCCAGCCGGCCCGCCAGACCGCCGAAGGTCTCACGCGCCCACGGAGTTACCGGTCCCACACCGCACCGCCCTCCCCTTGAGGCACCGAAGCGCCGAAGCGCCGAGCAGTATCCACTCAAACGGTGCGTCGATCGCACGAGTTGCACAAGAGGGCACGGGTGCACAGACCGCGCACGCGCTCCGGTTCCCGACTTCCACACGTCGGAAGTGCGATGGCCCGGCAGGGGGGTGTGCGGAGTTCCGTGACGGGCAGTGGAGGGCAGCGGACAGCGGACGGCAGAAGGCGGCTGAGTCCGGGCAGCGGACAGCAACGGACTCCGGACAGCGGACGGCAGCGGACTCCGGGCCGTGCGCAGTTCGGTGGCGGTTTGGCGGATGAGGGCGCAGGTAGCCGTGGGCGGGGCGGGGCCTCACGCCCGGCGCTCGGCTGCGGTGGTTGTGCGCCGTGTGGCGTGGTGGGCGCTGGAGGGGGTGGCAGGAGCGCGGGGGGCAGCCGGGCGCAAGTGGGGGACGGCTGGAGCCCCCTGGTGCGCCTTCGCTACTGCGCGCAACGCCCAGGCGGCTACTTGACTTTGGTCATCGCGATTCAGTCCCGCTTGTTGGGTATTGACTGTTCCATCCCGTTCTCTCTGGATATGCCAACGTGAATCGTTGGCGGCATGTGCTTGGAGGCGAACCCATGGCCGCCCGACCACTCGTCGCGCGTCAGACCAACCAGCGACTGCGGTCCCTCATCCAGGAAGCCTCGCTGTCCAACTCCGCTCTGGCTCGCCAGGTGAACGTCTTGGGGGAGGCGCAGGGCCTCGATCTGCGGTACGACAAGACGTCCGTGAGCCGGTGGCTGAGTGGTCAGCGGCCTCGCGGCCGGGTTCCCGCCATCATCGCCGAGGCGCTGAGCGGCAGGCTGGGTCGCACGGTCTCGACAGAAGAGATCGGAATGGCCAACGGCAACAGCGTGACCTGCGGGGTCGGGCTTCATTTCGCGGCGACGGTGGAGGACGCGCTGGAACAGGTCCGGGAACTATGGCACATGGATGCCGAGTCCCGGGGGCTCTTGTCCCGTTCCGCCATGACCGCCTCGGCGTTGGTCGAACCCAGCAGGGACTGGCTCATCAGCTCCCCCGACCCCCAGGTGGCGCGTAGCTGGCGGCTGGGGCCGCGGGTGGGGATGACCGATGTGGAGCTGGTCAGGGCGACCACCCAGGCGCTGGCCGAACTCGACCACCGCGTCGGCAGCGGGTACGTACGGCCGGTGGTGGTCTCGTGCCTCAGCAGCGTGCTGTCCGGGCTGATGGACGGGAGCTACGGCGAGACCACGGGGCGGCAACTGTTCGCCGCCGCGGCCCGGTTGACGGAGTTCGCCGGGTACACGGCCCTGGACACCGGGCAGCCGGGCCTGGCTCAGCGGTACTACATCCAGGCACTGCGGCTCGCGCAGGCCGCGGACGACCGTTGTTACGGCGGTTACGTACTGGCGGCCGGTCTGAGTCATCTCGCCGTCGGCGCCGGCTGCTCCAGGGAAGCCGTGCAGCTCGCACGGGCCGCCCAGGAAGGCACCCGGGGGCGGGCCCCGCTGGCCGCCCAGGCCATGTTCTACGCGACCGAGGCCCGCGGGTACGCCATGCTCGGGGACGCGCGGATGTGCAAAATACTGGCGGACAAGGCCATGGACGCCATGGCGCATGTCGTTCCGGGGGACAGCCCCGAATGGATCGCACATTTCGACCGGGCCTATCTGGCCGACGAGTTGGCCCACTGTTTCCGGGATCTGAAGCAACCGCGCCCGGCCGCCCGCCGGGCCGAGGAGGCGCTTGCCCGGCATCCGCGGACCCGGGTGCGCCGCCGCGCCATCGACCTGCTGCTGCTCGCCACCGTGTTAGCGCAGGCCGGTGACGTCGAGGAGGCATGCCGGGCGGCGGTGCAGGCGGTGGCGCTGCTGGGCCGGATGAAGTCGGCGCTCGGCGAGCGGTACCTACAGAACTTCCGGGATGAACTGCGGCCTTTCAGCGACGCGCAGCCGGTGCGCGAATTCGACGCTCTGGTCCTGGAGAGCGGGGTGCGGGTGCCCCGGTGACGTGTGGTGTCCGGTGGGGCGGGGCGTCGGACGGTTGTCGGACGGGTCGTCGGACGGGTCGTCGGGCAGGTCGTCGGGCGAGGCGTTGGACGGGTCGTCGGGCGGGCGGGATGCCTGTCGTACGGGTGCCGACGGCCGGACGGCTCGTTCCGTCCCGCGGGGAGGTGCGGGGCCGGGGCCTGTCCGACCGTCGGCGGTAGGGAGTCACCCCGATGGGGTGCGGTGCAGCGGCGGAGGTGTACCGGTCGCCGGTGGCGATCCGTCCGGCCGCTTGGGGTGGGGTGGGCTGGAGTGGGCTGGAGTGGGGTGGGGCGGGGTGGGCGCGGCTCCCGGTTCTCCGGAAGGCCGCGTCGCCGGCTGGGGGTCCGTGCCGTCCGGTGGGGCCAGTGCCCGGCTGGGGGTCCGTGGCGTCCGGTGGGGGCCGGTTCCCGGGGTGGGCGTTAGGGCGCCATGCTGGTCGGCACGCCGGCTGTCAGCGGTATCGCTGCCCATACGGTGCAGCTGTCGTCGGCCTCGATCCTGCGGCCCCATCGTGACGAGGACTCGGCGACCAGTTCGAGTCCGCGGCCGTGCTCCTGCGCCTGGCCCGGTCGGCGCATCAAAGGCACCGACGCGGTCCCCCCGCGGTCGTGCACCTCGACATGCAGCAGGCTCTCCGACTTCCATATCCGGCAGGTGACACGTCTGCCGGCGGAATACTTGATGGCATTGCTGAAGAGTTCCGACAGGACGAGCAACACCGGATAGCGGGTGTCGTCGTCATGGATGCCTTGTCCGTCGAGCCAGGCACGTACCAGGTTCCGGCAGACCGGCACCGCCCGTTTCAGGGCCGGCAGACGAAATACCACGCAGGGTGCGGAGCGCCAGCAGTCGGCGGGAATCAATGAATTTCTTTCCCGAGGCCAGCTCGCGATATGCCGGGCGGTCACCATGACTTCGGCCGAATGCTTTGTGGTGGGTAACATGACTACCCCTTTCGTACGTGCCTCATGGACTTCGATGTCGCTTCTGCCTCATGAAGCACGGCCAGCGCCATCGCTCGATCTGTCCTGGCAGCGGCCTTCGCAGTGCGCCGCGCCTCCGGTGCGTACCGGGCCGCTTTCCGACTCGCTTTCCCGTCATCATTCAACCAGTTCGCCGGTGCGCCCGGGAAGGCGCACAGTGCAGCGACGGGAGCAGACGGGGGATATCGCGACGCGAAATAATATCACCATAAAAAAACGGTTGCGCATTACCGTCGAGGCAATTGACGGTAATGCGCGAGAAGTACCGGAGAGGGCGTCGCGGCAAGAATCTATCAGAAAAGGCGGCGGTTCGGAATTACGGAATCCGTTTCCGTGGCGTCGCGGGAGGGGGCGCTGTTATGCCGGGGGATTCGGGTGGGGGATGTGGTCGACGTGTTTCCGCAGGTTTTCTGCGGTTTTCTTGTGGGGGTCCGTTGCGGGAGAGGCGAGGGCGGTGGCGGACAGGGCGACGCCCGGCGGGCCGGGGAGCCCGCCGGGCGTGTGCGATCCCCGAGAACCTGAGAGGTCAGCTCGCCGTCAGCTCCAGGCCCAGATGCTGGGCGATACCGACGGCGAGAGCGGCGAGGGTCGGGTGTTCCCAGACGAAGTTTCTCGGCAGGGAGATGGCGAAGGAGCGGTCGATGCGGACGCGCAGCTCCATGGCCAGCAGGGAGTCGAAGCCCAGCGATTTCAACGGCGTCTGCGGGTCGAGGGAGCTCTCCCCCAGCCGCAGGACGTCACGGACGTGCCCCGCCAGATGCTCTTCCAGTGCGGCCCTTCTGGCCAGGCCGG
This Streptomyces decoyicus DNA region includes the following protein-coding sequences:
- a CDS encoding YfjP family GTPase, translated to MVQPRSPGVEGGSGGGYRWVADGGRRGAAGGLRGRLDALRELIALSRTRLDGRTLEGAGRVLETADERYRLSGEHTVVAIAGATGSGKSSLFNALAGANRSQVGPRRPTTAEPVACVWPGSRPGAEGLLHRLGVPAHRRHTPADGSSELHGLILIDLPDHDSSATEHRAQVDRMLELVDAVIWVVDPEKYADAVLHERYLRPLAGYAEVMFVVLNQVDRLPGDAADQVVDDLRRLLDEDGLALGEHGEPGAAVLALSAATGRGVGELREALGQFVAERGAADRRLAADVDAAAERLRSVYVAQSQVGLTERARAEFDDRLAEAVGAVATGRAAERDWLRYAERACGSPWARMRGRRGSRWGTGDSGAGATGVGAFTGDGGPTGTGPTDEGRAGAPRARTGRTGAGRGDGGGAAVGQTCGGRNDAGRTEVRRKEARRHEVGRHEVGRGEVGRTGAGVTGAGRAGSGQSGGGRAVPRRNGVRRSVVGRQGMSGHLPSAGAAAGGGGEPAVDGRAAARPVVEQAVRTVAGEASHGLPAPWAQAVREAADRGAYGLPEALDRVAADAEESLRGGPAVKPRWWTVAASLQGLLTVLQVVGLLWLLGAVTGVGEGTAWVSGLLPALVGSVGGPTLAWMCRVVARGPARRYGQDAERRLRSAAAGCGRARVLEPVAAELLRYREVREQYAVASGA
- a CDS encoding GTPase domain-containing protein: MATLDVRPRLIDALSVLRDRVDAARFPLPLRGAARARRNRAELLAQLDDYVIPRLRSPQAPLLAVIGGSTGAGKSTLVNSLVGRRVSEAGVLRPTTRTPVLVCHPDDLHWFAGPRVLPQLARVWVPEQDDGGESEYAAGDGLGRSEYGVHGGGGGAGGHGGRMGHGPRMAHGFDGGHGSEPGQEAHGGGELGGAYGYGYEGGERAGGGGAVGGGYGAGDGEAYDGAGVGAGGVGLNGRAGVGAAGGGGDPGMLTVRIETDRALPSGLALLDAPDIDSLVARNRELAAELICAADVWVLVTTAARYADAVPWHLLRTAKEYDVTLVTVLDRVPHQIATDISGRYAELLQRAGLGHVPRFTIPELPESAGGGSGLLPATAVAALRDWLERHAQDPVARTAAAARTAAGVIASLRSRLPALAGAAAAQHAAALRLAGRMEEAYERAAERVRQEVAAGEVLSGDARAHWRDHGLDGRSDELLDALTHGLTSLLTCAVQEADERAAEAWRRDPAAAEVSLSAAAGAAGAGGRLGVIVRRWRRCLEELAEEETREARAGQAGERVGSVEPEESAALLATALLGGRRARTAGENLADLLGAQTALRLCDRGARLLATYLERALDGERERRLAPLDQLTVPLDQQAELIAALSVLQRERQGGTEGQTGTGKQAGTERQTGTGKQAGTERQTGTERQAGTEKRKRMRSEEEREMAMEKEEVSG
- a CDS encoding ATP-binding protein, whose amino-acid sequence is MLPTTKHSAEVMVTARHIASWPRERNSLIPADCWRSAPCVVFRLPALKRAVPVCRNLVRAWLDGQGIHDDDTRYPVLLVLSELFSNAIKYSAGRRVTCRIWKSESLLHVEVHDRGGTASVPLMRRPGQAQEHGRGLELVAESSSRWGRRIEADDSCTVWAAIPLTAGVPTSMAP